CACCGAAAGCGCTCACCGCATCCATAACCCGTTCACACCAGAAAAGCTCGCCACTCTCGGCGCGGCGCTGCGTCTGGAAACGGGGACCCGAGTGCTCGACCTCGGCAGCGGTTCGGGGGAGATGCTGTGCACTTGGGCACGCGATTACGGAGTCATCGGCACCGGCATCGACATGAGCCAGTTGTTCACCGAGCAAGCGAAACTTCGCGCTGAAGAACTCGGCGTCGCGGATCAAGTCAAGTTCATCCATGGCGATGCTGCAGGCTACGTCTCGGACGACAAGGCCGGTGTGGCAGCCTGTGTCGGTGCCACTTGGATCGCCGGGGGGGTCGCCGGCACTATCGAGCTTCTGGCGCGGAGCCTACGCACCGGAGGGATCATCCTCATCGGCGAGCCCTACTGGCGGCAGTTACCGCCGACGGAAGATGTTGCCAAGAGGTGTCTTGCCAACTCAATCTCCGACTTTCTCATGCTTCCAGAACTTCTCGCGTCTTTCGGCCACCTTGGCTACGACGTCGTTGAAATGGTTCTGGCTGACCAAGACGGCTGGGACAGATACGAGGCCGCCAAATGGCTCACCATGCGCCGATGGCTTGAAGCCAATCCCGACGACGAGTTTGCCAAAGATGTTCGAGCCAAACTGACCTCGGAACCCGAGCGCTACGCCGCTTACACGCGTGAATACCTGGGGTGGGGTGTGTTCGCGCTGATGCCGCAGTGATGCGTTGGCGCATCCAGCGCATCGTCAACGGCTGGCGGCCTCAGGGTCGCACCTTCATGTTTGAAAAAGTACCCTCACGCTTGGCACAATTCACTGCTGGCACCAGTCTAACTCCTCGAACATTTTGGCTCCTCTTACACATCAAATCGATATTTTTGCCGTCCGGTGCGAAATCCTGTCTAAACTGGACACCCAAGCCAAAATGAACTGAGCATCACTGGGGTCGTGAGCATCACTGGGGTCGGAGCTCCACATTCCACGACTCTACAACCATCCTCGTAAAATGTGGGGCACGGAGCCTTCCGTTTGCTGCTATCTCTGTACAATGTGGAGCCCTGACCCTTCCGTTTGCCCCTACCGCGAAAGGTGCCCGTCCCGCTCCAGCACCCGCAGGTAATGCTGTACCGTCCCAAGGCTCTCAAACCCGCACCCCCGAGCGATCTCCTGCTGCGTAGGCTGATACCCCTGCCTCTCGCGGTAACGGCTGATAAAATCAAGGACCTTCTTCTGCTTAGGCGTCAAAGCGGGCTCCGTGGGATGAAAGGGATGGCTGCCGTCAGCGCAGGAGGGTAGTCGTAAGTTTGTCGTAAGTCAAGGAGGGAATCAGGAAGTGCTTCCAAGTCCTGGAAGACGGTAGAAGTTGGTGCGACTGGAAAGAAGTAGGTGCGACTGAGAATGGAAGATACAGCGAGGTGGCGAAATACAATTTAATGAGAAACAGCTTGTAGCTTAGGGGCAGGGGGAGGAAGGAGCCATCGCGGGAGATTACCGCGGAGCCGTCACAGCACATTACCGCCACTGACTTCGACTCCGCACTTACCACTCCTCGCAAACCGCACGAACCTGTTTTATCTTCTCCAGTCGACTCTGCTCTATCTCGCTGTCTGTCGTTTCAGAGCCACTGGGATTTGTTGGCGCGTTCCTATCCCTTTCGTTATTGAGCCAGCTTTCTCTTCATTGAGTAGTGAGTGACTTACGCGGGCATACCACCTCTTCAATAAGTCCTGCGTTGTGACAAGCTTTTGTACCTTTCTCAACTTCTAGTCATCGCCTGTGACAGCTCCTCCGATAACTGGCTGATCGTATAAGGTTTTGCTACGATCCCGTTGATGGCTACATCGCTCTCCCATTCTGAAAAGGCCTCGGAGAAATACCCGCTGCTGATAATGAGGACCGCGTTCGGGTCGATCCGCCGAATCTGCGATGCCGCCTCCTTCCCGCCCAGACCTCCGGGGACAGTCATGTCGAGAATGACTGCGGCAAACGGGATCCCTTTCCGAAACCGTTCCTGGTACAGGGTGATGGCTTCCTTGCCGTCGGCACACGGCGAGACTGAAAAACCGAGTTCTTCCAATAGAGCGCAGGCAACGTCCCGTACAGGCGCCTCGTCATCCATGACAAGCACTTCCTTTCCTCGGGCTGCGATGGTGCAACGAGGATCGTCGGTGTGGACTTCACGCTCCATAGTCAGTGCAGGCAAAATCATACGGAAGGTGGTCCCTAGGCCCTGCTCGGACGCCACGGTAATCGTGCCGCCATGCTTCCTGACGATGGAGAATACGGACGCTAACCCGAGCCCGGACCCGGTCGATTTGGTAGTGAAGTAGGGGTCGAAGATACGCGGGAGGACGCTCGGTGCGATCCCGACTCCCGCGTCAGAGATCGAGACGCCGACATATGCCCCGGCTGGAAGATCGCCGCGCCCTCCCTCAACTGTCACATTCTCGGCGCTGACGGTTATGGTACCGCCTTCGGGCATGGCCTGCACGGCGTTGATCGCAAGATTGTTGAGCGCCTGCTGGATCTGTCCTCCGTCTGCGTCGAGGAGCCACAGGTCGGGACCAAGGCGCAATTGAGCATTGCAGGCGGTGCCCCTGAGGAAGAGGGAGACTGCCTCGCGGATCAAAGGGGCGACTTCCAGCGGCTTCTTGATCGGCTCACCCCCTTGCGCAAAAGTAAGTAGCTGCCGGGTAAGGGCGGCGGCCTTTGATATCGCCGACTCGCTCTCCACCAGCCTTTCCGTCGGGTCACTACCGCTCTCTATCTTCAGCCTTGCCAGAGTGATGTTGCCGGCAATGGCGGTGAGGATGTTGTTGAAATCGTGTGCAATCCCTCCTGCGAGGAGACCGAGAGATTCCAGCCGCTCCGTTTTTTCCCGCTCCTCCTGAAGCTTTTTCCGTTCCGTCACATCGCTGTAGAGGATCGCGATCTGCCCCTTGCCCGGTGAGTAGAGCTGTAAGCTCAAGTCACGCCCCCAAGCCGTGCACTCCAGACGGAGGGGGGTCCTGCTCTTGGCCACCTCGTCCAGACGACGCAGCAGTAAGTCGTTAAATTCAGGGCAAATATCGAAAAGGGACCTGCCAACCACTTCCTCCCTGCGCATG
The DNA window shown above is from Geomonas sp. RF6 and carries:
- a CDS encoding SAM-dependent methyltransferase — translated: MDIPRIFNITESAHRIHNPFTPEKLATLGAALRLETGTRVLDLGSGSGEMLCTWARDYGVIGTGIDMSQLFTEQAKLRAEELGVADQVKFIHGDAAGYVSDDKAGVAACVGATWIAGGVAGTIELLARSLRTGGIILIGEPYWRQLPPTEDVAKRCLANSISDFLMLPELLASFGHLGYDVVEMVLADQDGWDRYEAAKWLTMRRWLEANPDDEFAKDVRAKLTSEPERYAAYTREYLGWGVFALMPQ
- a CDS encoding LexA family protein; the encoded protein is MTPKQKKVLDFISRYRERQGYQPTQQEIARGCGFESLGTVQHYLRVLERDGHLSR
- a CDS encoding hybrid sensor histidine kinase/response regulator yields the protein MSLLNHVVDYTILVLSRTEVGVKICNTLSKHYPQFIIKTAAGCNEALEALKTCNNEALLILHDLTPNGDLCLVERMKNIAPDVPLIVLVDDQDTASMSRCIRFGIRNIVLSPIEDDVLFSAVDTCLQPIAVESRMKDKIESLEANLVLYEALFQNSLDGLLITSEDGFILEANRAACAILGRSLKELQGVAWRNLVDPASCPVAGACQHTGLHQRDHECRAIRNGDRTVFLEVSSAPFTGAASHRHFTVVLRDMTSCRKTQKTLQLREQRLRHALDAAALGCWEYVFGSGEVFLDDRCRAIFGFDPKASVDYTSLLHCLHPADRSAVHGWIKSAMEESVGDYRKEYRIILPDGHIRWIELHGRIYSMDEPSGDGSRFVGVAVDVTDRARAQEALRESEAQYRRLFTAVHEGFSLHEAVVGTAALDYPLIEANPAFETLAGMRREEVVGRSLFDICPEFNDLLLRRLDEVAKSRTPLRLECTAWGRDLSLQLYSPGKGQIAILYSDVTERKKLQEEREKTERLESLGLLAGGIAHDFNNILTAIAGNITLARLKIESGSDPTERLVESESAISKAAALTRQLLTFAQGGEPIKKPLEVAPLIREAVSLFLRGTACNAQLRLGPDLWLLDADGGQIQQALNNLAINAVQAMPEGGTITVSAENVTVEGGRGDLPAGAYVGVSISDAGVGIAPSVLPRIFDPYFTTKSTGSGLGLASVFSIVRKHGGTITVASEQGLGTTFRMILPALTMEREVHTDDPRCTIAARGKEVLVMDDEAPVRDVACALLEELGFSVSPCADGKEAITLYQERFRKGIPFAAVILDMTVPGGLGGKEAASQIRRIDPNAVLIISSGYFSEAFSEWESDVAINGIVAKPYTISQLSEELSQAMTRS